The genomic segment TTTTAGTTATGAGCTACGGGGCAACACGCTTGATTTTTGCGATGGGGCGTGACGGTTTATTACCAAAAGTATTAGCAGAAATTAGTGAAAAACACCATACACCTGTTAAAAACACATGGATTTTTGCGGTGGTTGTAGCGATTATCAGTGGTCTTGTGCCGCTCGATAAGTTAGCGGAACTGGTGAACATCGGTACATTGCTTGCCTTTATGATGGTATCAATTGGAATTATCTTCTTACGCAAAAACAAATCGATTCAACAAAGCGGTTTTAAAGTGCCATTTTATCCAGTTTTACCAATTATTTCTTTCTTATTATGTGCATTTTTAATTAGCCGTTTGTCCGTTCATACGTGGATTTCCTGTGGCATTTGGTTTGTTATTGGTTTAATTGTTTATTTCGTTTATGGACGAAAACATAGTGAGTTATCTGATAAATAATTAACTTACTTTTTGTAAGTCGTTTCATTGGAAAAGGAACGTTCCTTATGTTGTAATGAATGTATTACAATAAAAGGAGCGTTTTTACATGGAGAAAATAAATGAGATGATGCGGCTTGGGGAAGTTGTTTTGAATGTTGGTCATTTAGAAGAGATGGCTGGTTTTTACCAAGAAGTAATTGGTTTAACTTTGCTTGAGAAAAATGAGCGGGTAGTTCGGCTTGGTGTTAGTGGATCAAATGAGGCATTGCTTGTACTGCAAAAAATAGATAATGCTGTTGTGCCAGAAGTTCCTCGGATTGGGCTCTTCCACACAGCTTTTCTTTTGCCAACGAGAGAAAATTTAGCGGATGTGTTAGTTCATTTGATAAAATCTGGTTATCCAATTGATGGAGCAGGCGATCATGCTTATAGTGAGGCACTTTATTTACATGATATTGAAGGAAACGGTATTGAAATATATGCCGACCGGGCGAAAACTGACTGGATGCGTGATGCAGAAGGAAATTTACCAATGGTTACCGAAGAAGTGGATGTGGACGGATTACTGAAAATAGCTACAGGAGAAGCTTTTACCGAGATGCCAGTTGGAACGAAAATTGGTCATGTTCATTTGCAGGTTTCGGATGTTGATAAGGCAGAGCAGTTTTATCGTCGTGCACTTGGCCTAAATTTAACAACGGCAATTCCCTCAGCACGTTTTTTTGCCGCAGGGGATTATCATCATCATATTGGAACGAATATGTGGGCGGGTAGAAATCTTCAAAATCGCCAAGAACAAGAAGTTGGGCTTGCTTGGTTTACAATTATCACACCCGATAAAGAAGCGATAAGCAAGCAATTAGAAGAACAAGGGTACCAAGTGAATCGTTTTGAAAAGACGATTTCTGTTGTAGATTCGAATGGGATTATGATTCATTTTAAATAAAAAAAAACTGTTTAAGCGGAAAATGAGCTTAAACAGTTTTTTGATACGATATTAAGGGAAAGGATAGATTAGTGTGGTTTTTTTTAATGCCTTCTTTGCATCGTTTTCTTCAGAAGCCAGTTGCTTGATCCAAAAATGGTTTGGAGAATGAGGAAAATTCCAATTCCAAGATTTAAGTAAGAAAGAGCTAGTGCGGCATTTTCTGGAAAAGCGCTTTGTACAGCGAGAAAAGTTAAAAAGAAGCCACTGTTGGCACAAAATGCTATCCAAAACCAAGACAAGCCACTAAGTTTACTTACTACAAAAGAAAGGCCAAACATAATTGCTGCTAAGATAAGCCCTGTTACTATCATCGACATAAATTCCATTTTCATCGCTCCTTTGTCACAAATGAATTATTATTAATAATAATGTAACATAAATGAAATATTTTGTAAAGAAAATACAAAGAGAGGAGATTCATAGATGATTGAATTTTTTAAAACAACCAATGAAAAAATGGAGCAACTTTCGTCTTTGGAAGAAGGCTGCTGGGTCAAAGTAACTGCTCCGACTGAAGAAGAAATCGAGCGTCTAAGTAAAGAAATGGATGTTCCAAAACCTTATATTTTAGATGCGCTTGATTCAGAAGAACGTTCTAGAATAGAATTAAAACGAGCAGAAGAGGATGTTAGACATTCTTTAGTTATTGTCGACTGCCCTTATGAATCAGAGGATGAGTTAGGCTACGCGATGTATGAAACACTTCCGATTGGCATTGTTCTAACTAGAAGCCACCTTGTAACGATATCTTTACAGGACTTGCCAATCTTGGAGGATGTGCGCTCTATGAAGTTAGAAGTGTACGATACAACCAATCACAAGCAATTTTTGCTAAAATTATTATATGCTGTTTCTTATTATTACCTCAAATATCTAAATCAAATCATCAAACAGACAAATAATTTAGAAATACAGATTAAACAATCAATGAAAAACGAGCAGCTCTATGCGTTTATGGCTGTTCAGAAAAGTTTAGTTTTTTTTGCAACAGCGCTTCAATCGAACAAAGCAATTCTTGATAAAATGGAAGATGTGGAACATTTTATGCAACAAGAAGAGAATCATGATTTACTTAGAGATGTTATTATTGAAAATAAACAAGCGATTGCAATGACGGATACATACACGCAAATTATTAGCGGGATGTCGGATGTGTTTTCCTCAGTCATTTCAAATAACTTAAACATTGTTATGAAATTTTTAACTTCTTTTACGATTATTTTATCTTTACCGACGATTGTAGCGAGTGTTTATGGGATGAATATCAAGCTACCGTTTATGCACAATGATCACGCATTTGCACTTATTCTTTTATTTACGCTATTAATTACGACGGGTGTAACAGTGATTTTTTGGCGTAGAAAATACTTTTAAAAATAGAGAAAACGGGGGAACGAGCATGGAAAAACAAACATACGAAAAATTAGCATATTATACAATCAAAGAAAAGATTCTCAGTGGAAAGCTTCGTGTGGGGGAACACATATCAGAAGCGGGTATTGCAAAAGAATTATCTATTAGCCGAACTCCAGTCAGAAAAGCGATTGCAGTGTTGGTTTCAGAGGAATTAATTGAGTATGAATTGAACCGTGGAGCGATCGTCATCGAAAGCAGTATGAGTGCCGGTCGTTTTATTGAACTATTAGAAATGGGAGAAATTCTTATTATCCAAACAATCGACAAATGCAAAAATAAAAATCTCACCTACAAACCAGAAAAAGGCAACGAAATACTAAAAGAAATGCGACAAATACAAAAAGAAGAAGAAGTTGATTTGTATTTAACATTACTTTCCAAATGGCTACTTCAATTTATTTCACAGTTGGGCAATATTTATGCAGAAGATACTGTCCGGAAAATGAAGCGTGATTTCTTTAATAAAGCGCAAAAAGATATTAAAATGATACCAGTACTTTTGGAAGACGAAACGCTGGAATGTATAGATCAATTAACAAGTCATATGGTAGCAAAAGAACATGATGAAGCAAAAGAGGTAACGAAAAGATTAGTAAACTTGTATATCATTCGTACATTTAGATAGGTTTATCTTAAAAAAATAGGAGGTGCTTTTGATGCGGAAAGTATACGAAATTTTTATTTTAGACTGGCGCCGCTTATTTAAAGCGCCTTTAGCATTATTATTAGTTATCGCATTGATTATTTTACCATCATTATACGCTTGGTTTAACATCGAGGCACTCTGGGATCCTTACTCAAATACATCGGGGATTAAAGTAGCGGTTTCGATTGACGATGAAGGAGCGGAAGTTGATGTACCAGGAACTAAGCCGCAGCAAATAAATGTCGGAAATCAACTAAAAGAAACCCTTAAGAAAAACGACAAACTAGGATGGACTTTCGTTAGTCAAAAAGAAGCTGAAAAAGGCGTGAAAAGCGGGAAGTACTATGCTGCGATACATATTCCGAAAGACTTTTCAGAAGATATGGTTTCGGTTGTAAATGACAATGTCAAAAAACCAACGATCGATTATTATGTTAACGAAAAAATCAATGCAATCGCACCAAAAATGACAGAAAGCGGAGCGACAACGATTGTAAACCAAATCAGTTCAGAATTTGTTGAGACCGTTAGTAAATCAGTTTTGGAAGAGTTTAACAAAGCTGGCATTGACCTTGAAAACGAACTTCCAACGATTAGACGCTTAAAAACAAAAGTCTTCCAAGTACAAGATGCTTTACCTGAAATCAAAAAAATGGGTGCCGAAGCCGTTAAAATCGAAGGGAAACTCCCAGAACTGAAAGCAAAAGCAAATCAAGTCGTGGAGCTAAACAAAAAAATCCCTGAATTAAATAATGCGACTGAAAATGTGTTGTTAGTAGAGCAACAATTGCCGAAAATAGATCAGCTTGGACAAGATATTTTAGTATTGCAAAAGAAAATCCCTGAAATTAAACAAATCGCTTCATCAGTAAAAGAAGTGGATGAAAACTTCGGGACGATTAAAAAAACAGTCAACGATGCAGTAGATGAATCCGGAAAAGCGCTAGATGTGATTGATGGTGCGATGGGGGCGATTCCGACAGTCCAAAAAATTGCCCAAAACGGTAGTGGATACGTCGATAAAGTAACCGATTTTGCCGATGAAATTAATCGTTCATTTGACACCTTAGCGCCAGCAATCAAACAAAATCTAACTTTAATGAAACAAATGGCGGACAATATTTATCAAGTCACCGAAGCAATCAAAAATGGTTCCATCAGTTCGGACCAAGCAATCGCTGAATTAAAGAAAATGGAGCAAGATATTGATTCATTACAACAGATGATTACACAACAAACCGAGACGTTAGAAAGTTTAAACGAAACTTTACCAAATAAACCATTTACTGATTTGATTGCGAACTTAAAAACCATCAATTCAGAATTAAGCGCACAAAAAACAACCATCACAAAAATCCGCACGCAGCTTGAAAACGGCGAACAACCAGCAGAAGAACTTTTAAATACACTGAATGCCCAAGCAAAAACGGTTAGTGATAAATTACAACAGATTTTAGCTAATTATGATACTGAAATTGTTCCTAAAATAAAAGCCGGCTTAAATCAAATTCAAGGTGATTTAAAAGATAGCCAAAAACTGCTTCAAAACTTACAAGCAAAAATCCCGGAAATCACGCAAGTTTTAAAAGACTCAAGAAAAACGCTTCAAACCGGTCAAACCTATTTAAAAGAATTCCAAGCGCGTCTACCTGAAATTCAGAAAACGTTAGATGACGCGACCCAAGTGATTGATACCAAACTTGATACAATTATTGTCGGTATTAATGAAGCAGCAGATTTTTACCAAAATGATTATCCGAATGTAAAAGCGAACATTAAAAAAGCGGCTGACTTTATTCGAAATGATTTGCCAGGATTAGAAAAAGAAATCAACCAAGCTTCTAATCTGATTCAAGAAAAAATGCCAGAATTCGAAAAAGCAGTAACAATTGCTGCAAATCTATCACGCGAAGAATTACCAGAATTTGAAAAAGCGATTAATAACGCGGCAAATAAAATTACTGATTTTGATAAAAATTATGATTTGCAAAGTATCATTAAAATGCTGCGAAATGATGCAGATAAGGATAGTTCGTTTATTGCAAATCCAGTTAGTTTAAAAGAAACAAGCTACTATCCGATTCCAAACTATGGTTCCGCTAGCTCACCATTTTATACAGCACTTTGTTTATGGGTGGGTGCACTGCTACTTATTTCGCTTTTACGAGTAGATGTAGAGGTTCCAGCTGGGATTTTTAATCATTATCACCGGTACTTTGGTCGATTGTTGACGTTCTTATCCATTGGTTTAATGCAGGCAGTTATCGTGACACTAGGGAACATTTTCTTACTTGGTGTATCTATTGCCGAGCCACTGCTACACGTGCTCTTTAGTATGTTTATCAGCGTTGTCTTTATGACGATTGTTTATACGCTGGTGTCATTATTCAATAACGTCGGAAAAGGAATTGCGATTATCCTACTGGTGTTGCAAATTTCTGGAGCTGGCGGGAACTTTCCGATTCAAGTTTCTCCACCATTTTTCCAAGCAATTTATCCGTTCTTACCATTTACGTATGCGGTTAGCTTAATTCGGGAAAGTGTGGGTGGATTATATATGCCAACTGTGTGGCTTGATATCAGTGTCTTAGCTGGTTTTGCAATCTTATTCATTGCTATCGGCGTATTACTCAAAAAACCACTAGATAAAGTTATTCCAAAGCTATCTGAAAAAGCGAAACGAAGCAAGCTTATTCATTAAAAATAGTTCTATGGTATAATTACGAGCAGCAAGGAGGCAAACTCATGGTAGCAAACAGATACAAGACACTCGAAAAGATGGTATATGATCAACTTTTAATAAAAATCAAAAAAGGTGAATTAAGTCCGAATCAACATTTGGCAGAAGAAAAACTAGCTGCTGAATTTGGAGTTAGTCGTTCACCATTTCGAAAAGCGATTGCAACACTTGCAGCTCAAGGAGTCGTTACCTATCACGAAAATAGTGGCGCCGTCTTAAATGACGTTATCATTGATTCAGCCCGCTACGTGCAATTGATCGAAACAATCAGTATTTTAGTGGATGCAGCTATTGTAAAAGTAGGACACTTCGGACTTGCGATGGACGTGGAAAAACTGCATGCTCGTCTTCAAGAGATGGAACGCTATTCTTATTTAACTGATGTGGAGAATTATTTGGATGCGCATCACCGGTTCATTTTATATTTGATTAGTTTTGCTGAAAATCCTTATCAAGTTACTATTGCTAAACAGATTTTCTTTCAAATAATTAGTTTTTCTGATGAAATTCATATTTTTAAATCAGTTGAAATTCGCGAATGGACAAACAAAAAGAGTAGCCAAATCTATGAACTACTCGTAAAGGAAGATACAGAAGAAGCAAGAAAAACAATCAAATCAATGTTTGCCGAATTAACTATTCAAGCCTATCGATAAAAAGCTTCCACTTATCTATTATTCAGATAAGTGGAAGCTTTTTTGGTATAAATTAAATCCATTTTTTTCACCAATGAGTTGAAAACCGTAACGGCAATACATCTGATTAAGTTTGTCATTCGTTTTAATACAGTCTAGCCGTACGAAGGGGATTTTCTCATGAATAGCCAATTTTTCCGACCAGTTAATCATTTCCTTACTCAATGAAATGCCACCAAATTCTCTGGAAACCATAATTCGATGCAGGTAATAGGCATTTTCGCTAGCCAATTCTTCCCACAAATCGCTGTCCCATTCACTTGGCGTTTTGCGGATAATCATTGCACCAGCAAGCAAACCTTTAACTGTTTCAAAAAGAGCTACTTCGCCTCGCTCAATCCGCTGTTCAATCTGATGGACGTCGAATCCTTGCAAAATATCGCCCCACTGACTGGAACCCGAATCTTTTAGCCAGCGAGCTGTATTTGACATCAGTTCATTGATTTTTAAGTGATCGATTGGCAAAGCAAAGCGGACTAGAAACTCCAGTCCGCCAGCAGTAATCTTATTTTGGTTCATTTTCATCTTTTGGGGTTTCGGGTTCTTTGGTTGTTTCTGGTCCAAAACCTTCTGGGTGTGTGTCGTTAGCAAATGGATCTTCTTCTGTTTGGGCGAATGGATCCACTTCTTCTTCCACAATAACAGTTTCTTCCACATAAATCCCTTCACTTGCTGCATATAAATCATCATAGAAAACAGCAACAGAAGTGAGTAGGTACGGATAAACATAAAGGGAAATCCCTAAAGAAATTAATCCGGCAACTAACATGAGGACAAGTCCGCCAAATGTAGCTCCAGCCGCTAAAGCACTAATTAATTCAGTTGGATCTGTAGTATAAGAAACAGATGCCATGCCACCAAAAACGATGACACTTCCTACGATTCCGACTGCGATAGGAATTAAATACCAAAGTAGGAATGTAAGTGAAAGCCCGAATAATCTACCTTTATGACCATTCATCATATGTCGACTTTCTGTAATCGCATCTAGAGCTGAAATGTTAGGGTTATCGCGTAAAATAAAGAATGTTTGCGAATAAGAGTAAGTTTTAATAATTCCTGGAACGATTAAAAGCAAACTCCATAAGAAGATGAAGATAGAGATTAGTAAGTAAGCTAAGAAAGTACGACCGAACTCTTTGAAGCCACTAAACATGTAAGCAACTTCAGGCTGTTCCCTTCTACTAATTGCAAGATATACCCAAGAAACCCCTACATATAAAGGTCCTGTAAGTAAGAATAAGGCAATCCAGCCAATAAATGGAATCCAGCTAAGGACACCGCTTGCTACTGTTTCAATTAGCCATGCAAGAACGAATATACCAATGGCAATACCCCAGTTACCACGTAGTGACTCTTTGGCCGTCTGTTTTACTTGTGAGATAGTCATCATAATGAAAACTCCTTTTTTAATTTATTTTTAAGTATAATAGCAAAAAATACCTACTTTTAAAATAGCATACTTTGCAGGACTAATACAGTAATATGAAGTGTTTCAAAAATTTTTAAAAAATAGGAGTAAAAAATTTTTTTGAGGGAAAAGGTAATACCGTATGATTAATTTGGAGGTGGCGAAAATGGCCCATGAGAATTTAAGAGAACTAGAAGATCGCTTAATTGGATTACGACAAGAGTATCAAGAAGTACTTAGCGAAACAAGAGATTTTGAAGATCCGCAACTCCAAAATGGACCGATTAATGCTTCTGAAGTGAGATTAAGCGCATTACGTCACGAAATATCGGAAGTTGAGAAGAAAATTAAAAAAGTAGAAGGCGACACCAAATAAAGAAATAATGTCCTTTTGCTAATGTATGTTAGCGAGAGGATATTTCTTTTTATGTGAATTTGGAGGAATGAAAATGAAGCCAATTTTTGCTGTAGGGGATGTACATGGAGAAATTACACTTTTAGATGAGTTGCTGGAAAACTGGGATAAAGAGCGGGAACGTCTCCTTTTTGTTGGGGATTTAATTGATCGTGGCGAAAATCCGGCAGCTGTACTTAGGCGTGTAAAAGAGTTAGCTGACAATTCAGATGCCATTGTTTTAAAAGGCAATCACGAGAAAATGTTATTGGATTGGCTCGAGAGTCCATCGGAGAAAATGCACTATTATTTGAGCCAAGGTGGGATGGAAACAATTCAGTCGCTTATTGCTGATTCACTTGATAAAAAAACGACACCAGAAGGCTTAGCAGAGAGAATTAAGCAAGAGTCGGCTGAACTAATTGAGTTTATCCGGAATTTACCGCTTTACTATGAAGAAGGTAAGTATGTGTTTGTACATGCAGGAGTTGATTTTACTAAAGGCGACTGGCATGAAACGGAGGAACGAGATTTTTACTGGATTCGAGAACCATTTTTGTTCGGTGAAAATAAGACGGGGAAAGTATTTATCTTTGGGCATACCCCGGTGCAAAATTTACATAAAAATGGAAGCTCGGGTATTTGGGTTTCTAGTGATAAAACAAGGCTGGATATTGATGGCGGCGCGGTTTTTGGCGGAGAACTTCACGGTGTTGTTGTGGAAGAAAAAGTTATTGCAAAAAGTTTTACAGTGAAAAAATAAGCGTTCAAGATGCTTCTCTGAAGGAGCATCTTGAACGCTTATTTTTAATAATACGGCGCCATGAAAAGATAAACTAATACGCCGGTTAAACTTACATATAACCAAATCGGCATCGTCCAACGAACAATTTTTTTATGTTTTTCGATTTGCATCGTCCAGCCCCAAACAAGTGCGAAGAGTGCAAGTGGAACGACGATTGCAGCTAAGAAACTATGTGTAATTAAGATAAAGAAGTAAATCGGACGGATAATACCAGTTCCACCAAATGTAGATGTTTCGGCGGATAAGTAATGAAATGTTAAATAAGATACTAAGAAGAATAGCGTAGATGTAAATGCTGCAAGGATAAATCCGCGGTGCATGTTAATGTTTTTCTTTTTTATAATCGCCCAAAGTGCAATAACTAAAAATACAAAGGTAAAACTATTAAAGATGGCGTTCATTCGCGGGAAAATTGTGATGTCAAAATGCACGGCTCCCTGATACCCGATAGGTGAGAAGAATAGTAGTAAAATCACCACAACCGCGACAAATGAAATAATCATTATCGGCCAAAAATAGTTTTTTTCTGATGTCGGCTTTGTGAGTTTTTCTTTATTTTGTTCCATGAAAAAAATAGCCCCCTAAATAAAAAATTGCTGTTCCTATTCATTATACATGACGAACATAATGGATGCGAAAAATTGAACTTAATGAGGTATAATGATTGTGAAAGGGTGTTTCTTATGTCAATAATTGCGCGAGAATTAACAAAAGCAGAGGAAGCGGAAATCATCCGTTTAAAAGAAGAAGGCGAAATAATGCTCCAAACAGACGGGACTCCGGAAGAGCGCGTTCAAAAGATTGTGGATTACTTGAAAAATACCTCATCAGACCCAGACTCAGCAGAAGAACAGGGTTATCTGTTAGGTTCTTTATACGGGGAAGCAGTGCGTGAGAAGTACGGATGGAAATGGTTGTTTGTTTCTGAAAATGACTTAGAGGGCTATGCGATTACATCGAAAAAGCACGGCTATACTTTTATGGTACATGATTATTTTATGCAAGTGATTGTTGGGAATAAGGCGGATAATAGTAAAATGTTGTTTGAGTTAATGCCGGATATGACAGGCAATCGGAATGATTTTCGGATAATAGGATGAAAAAGCTAGCCGTTGATGTCGGCTAGCTTTCTTGTTTTTGGGTTGGGATTTTCATTTACTAATAAGTCCATTTTAATCTAATCCTTAAATTCCTGGAAACGAATTATT from the Listeria seeligeri serovar 1/2b str. SLCC3954 genome contains:
- a CDS encoding VOC family protein, giving the protein MEKINEMMRLGEVVLNVGHLEEMAGFYQEVIGLTLLEKNERVVRLGVSGSNEALLVLQKIDNAVVPEVPRIGLFHTAFLLPTRENLADVLVHLIKSGYPIDGAGDHAYSEALYLHDIEGNGIEIYADRAKTDWMRDAEGNLPMVTEEVDVDGLLKIATGEAFTEMPVGTKIGHVHLQVSDVDKAEQFYRRALGLNLTTAIPSARFFAAGDYHHHIGTNMWAGRNLQNRQEQEVGLAWFTIITPDKEAISKQLEEQGYQVNRFEKTISVVDSNGIMIHFK
- a CDS encoding magnesium transporter CorA family protein, yielding MIEFFKTTNEKMEQLSSLEEGCWVKVTAPTEEEIERLSKEMDVPKPYILDALDSEERSRIELKRAEEDVRHSLVIVDCPYESEDELGYAMYETLPIGIVLTRSHLVTISLQDLPILEDVRSMKLEVYDTTNHKQFLLKLLYAVSYYYLKYLNQIIKQTNNLEIQIKQSMKNEQLYAFMAVQKSLVFFATALQSNKAILDKMEDVEHFMQQEENHDLLRDVIIENKQAIAMTDTYTQIISGMSDVFSSVISNNLNIVMKFLTSFTIILSLPTIVASVYGMNIKLPFMHNDHAFALILLFTLLITTGVTVIFWRRKYF
- a CDS encoding GntR family transcriptional regulator; the protein is MEKQTYEKLAYYTIKEKILSGKLRVGEHISEAGIAKELSISRTPVRKAIAVLVSEELIEYELNRGAIVIESSMSAGRFIELLEMGEILIIQTIDKCKNKNLTYKPEKGNEILKEMRQIQKEEEVDLYLTLLSKWLLQFISQLGNIYAEDTVRKMKRDFFNKAQKDIKMIPVLLEDETLECIDQLTSHMVAKEHDEAKEVTKRLVNLYIIRTFR
- a CDS encoding YhgE/Pip domain-containing protein, encoding MRKVYEIFILDWRRLFKAPLALLLVIALIILPSLYAWFNIEALWDPYSNTSGIKVAVSIDDEGAEVDVPGTKPQQINVGNQLKETLKKNDKLGWTFVSQKEAEKGVKSGKYYAAIHIPKDFSEDMVSVVNDNVKKPTIDYYVNEKINAIAPKMTESGATTIVNQISSEFVETVSKSVLEEFNKAGIDLENELPTIRRLKTKVFQVQDALPEIKKMGAEAVKIEGKLPELKAKANQVVELNKKIPELNNATENVLLVEQQLPKIDQLGQDILVLQKKIPEIKQIASSVKEVDENFGTIKKTVNDAVDESGKALDVIDGAMGAIPTVQKIAQNGSGYVDKVTDFADEINRSFDTLAPAIKQNLTLMKQMADNIYQVTEAIKNGSISSDQAIAELKKMEQDIDSLQQMITQQTETLESLNETLPNKPFTDLIANLKTINSELSAQKTTITKIRTQLENGEQPAEELLNTLNAQAKTVSDKLQQILANYDTEIVPKIKAGLNQIQGDLKDSQKLLQNLQAKIPEITQVLKDSRKTLQTGQTYLKEFQARLPEIQKTLDDATQVIDTKLDTIIVGINEAADFYQNDYPNVKANIKKAADFIRNDLPGLEKEINQASNLIQEKMPEFEKAVTIAANLSREELPEFEKAINNAANKITDFDKNYDLQSIIKMLRNDADKDSSFIANPVSLKETSYYPIPNYGSASSPFYTALCLWVGALLLISLLRVDVEVPAGIFNHYHRYFGRLLTFLSIGLMQAVIVTLGNIFLLGVSIAEPLLHVLFSMFISVVFMTIVYTLVSLFNNVGKGIAIILLVLQISGAGGNFPIQVSPPFFQAIYPFLPFTYAVSLIRESVGGLYMPTVWLDISVLAGFAILFIAIGVLLKKPLDKVIPKLSEKAKRSKLIH
- a CDS encoding GntR family transcriptional regulator, whose protein sequence is MVANRYKTLEKMVYDQLLIKIKKGELSPNQHLAEEKLAAEFGVSRSPFRKAIATLAAQGVVTYHENSGAVLNDVIIDSARYVQLIETISILVDAAIVKVGHFGLAMDVEKLHARLQEMERYSYLTDVENYLDAHHRFILYLISFAENPYQVTIAKQIFFQIISFSDEIHIFKSVEIREWTNKKSSQIYELLVKEDTEEARKTIKSMFAELTIQAYR
- a CDS encoding GNAT family N-acetyltransferase, which translates into the protein MNQNKITAGGLEFLVRFALPIDHLKINELMSNTARWLKDSGSSQWGDILQGFDVHQIEQRIERGEVALFETVKGLLAGAMIIRKTPSEWDSDLWEELASENAYYLHRIMVSREFGGISLSKEMINWSEKLAIHEKIPFVRLDCIKTNDKLNQMYCRYGFQLIGEKNGFNLYQKSFHLSE
- a CDS encoding DUF975 family protein, which encodes MTISQVKQTAKESLRGNWGIAIGIFVLAWLIETVASGVLSWIPFIGWIALFLLTGPLYVGVSWVYLAISRREQPEVAYMFSGFKEFGRTFLAYLLISIFIFLWSLLLIVPGIIKTYSYSQTFFILRDNPNISALDAITESRHMMNGHKGRLFGLSLTFLLWYLIPIAVGIVGSVIVFGGMASVSYTTDPTELISALAAGATFGGLVLMLVAGLISLGISLYVYPYLLTSVAVFYDDLYAASEGIYVEETVIVEEEVDPFAQTEEDPFANDTHPEGFGPETTKEPETPKDENEPK
- a CDS encoding Lmo0654 family protein — translated: MAHENLRELEDRLIGLRQEYQEVLSETRDFEDPQLQNGPINASEVRLSALRHEISEVEKKIKKVEGDTK
- a CDS encoding metallophosphoesterase, whose amino-acid sequence is MKPIFAVGDVHGEITLLDELLENWDKERERLLFVGDLIDRGENPAAVLRRVKELADNSDAIVLKGNHEKMLLDWLESPSEKMHYYLSQGGMETIQSLIADSLDKKTTPEGLAERIKQESAELIEFIRNLPLYYEEGKYVFVHAGVDFTKGDWHETEERDFYWIREPFLFGENKTGKVFIFGHTPVQNLHKNGSSGIWVSSDKTRLDIDGGAVFGGELHGVVVEEKVIAKSFTVKK
- a CDS encoding DUF420 domain-containing protein, which encodes MEQNKEKLTKPTSEKNYFWPIMIISFVAVVVILLLFFSPIGYQGAVHFDITIFPRMNAIFNSFTFVFLVIALWAIIKKKNINMHRGFILAAFTSTLFFLVSYLTFHYLSAETSTFGGTGIIRPIYFFILITHSFLAAIVVPLALFALVWGWTMQIEKHKKIVRWTMPIWLYVSLTGVLVYLFMAPYY